In Zingiber officinale cultivar Zhangliang chromosome 6A, Zo_v1.1, whole genome shotgun sequence, a single genomic region encodes these proteins:
- the LOC121997758 gene encoding uncharacterized protein LOC121997758, translating to MMCAAFSDLLLRQVTQVPAGLRLPPASGRKCTRSVPFLFRRPLSGRRCAAASGSVEPATAGADAKALVEFLYDDLPHIFDEQGIDRTMYDDRVVFRDPITKHDTIDGYLFNIRLLKLLYRPNLYLHFVRQTGPYEITTRWTVAMKFILLPWKPELVFTGISIMGVNPLTQKFRSHVDLWDSIENNDYFSFEGLVDFLKQLRIYKTPDLDTPEYLVLKRTANYEIRKYEPFVVVKTKGDKLSGSSGFNDVAGYIFVKNSSAEKIPMTTPVFTQAIDDKLSKVSIQIVLPMDKDLDRLPFPTAEAVILKKVEGGIAAVTKFSGKPTEEIVLAKEKELRSALLKDGLNARSGCLLARYNDPDSTYSFVMRNEVLLWLNEFSLE from the exons ATGATGTGCGCAGCTTTCTCCGATCTTCTCCTCCGTCAGGTGACTCAGGTCCCCGCCGGCCTCCGGCTTCCACCCGCCTCTGGACGAAAATGCACCAGATCTGTTCCTTTCCTCTTTCGACGACCTCTCTCGGGGAGAAGATGCGCTGCGGCTAGCGGCTCGGTGGAACCGGCCACCGCTGGCGCCGACGCAAAGGCGCTGGTGGAATTCCTCTACGACGACCTCCCCCACATCTTCGACGAGCAAGGGATCGACCGGACCATGTACGACGACCGCGTCGTGTTCCGTGATCCCATCACGAAGCACGACACCATCGACGGGTACCTGTTCAACATCCGCCTCCTCAAGCTCCTTTACCGCCCTAATTTGTATCTCCACTTCGTAAGGCAG ACGGGACCCTACGAAATCACTACACGATGGACTGTGGCGATGAAGTTTATTCTTCTTCCATGGAAACCAGAACTCGTCTTTACAGGAATATCCATCATGGGCGTCAACCCTCTAACTCAAAAGTTTCGCAGCCATGTG GATCTTTGGGACTCGATCGAAAACAATGACTATTTCTCTTTTGAAGGTTTAGTGGACTTTCTGAAACAG CTGCGAATTTACAAAACTCCAGACTTGGACACTCCTGAATACTTGGTTCTGAAGAGAACTGCAAATTATGAG ATAAGGAAGTATGAACCCTTTGTGGTGGTCAAAACTAAAGGAGACAAGCTATCTGGCTCATCTGGCTTTAATGATGTAGCTGG GTATATCTTTGTCAAGAATTCGTCAGCTGAAAAGATCCCTATGACCACCCCTGTGTTTACTCAGGCTATTGATGACAAATTATCAAAAGTTTCAATTCAGATTGTTTTGCCGATGGACAAAGATTTGGACAG GTTACCATTTCCTACTGCTGAAGCTGTTATCTTGAAAAAGGTGGAAGGTGGGATTGCTGCAGTGACAAAGTTTAGCGGAAAACCAACTGAGGAGATTGTGCTTGCTAAAGAGAAAGAACTACGGTCTGCGTTACTTAAAGATGGTCTGAATGCTCGAAGCGGGTGTTTGCTTGCACGTTATAATGATCCTGATAGCACATACAGCTTTGTTATG AGGAATGAGGTGCTGCTATGGCTAAATGAGTTTTCACTGGAATAG